A single genomic interval of Fibrobacter sp. UWB4 harbors:
- the dnaA gene encoding chromosomal replication initiator protein DnaA, protein MQVEWERCLNYLHGMLSDTVFKTYFAQTKLVSQTPGHAVIAVPPGLDVKVYAAYKDLIRLAWKDVSHDDAPVEFEFQPQDVYQPQTSSSDNSFREFIKPSVPLSGSFRFENFVPGDKAQLAFNAALAVARNPDGTQYNPLFIYGSSGLGKTHLLQSIGNYILEEDPTKRVIYLTSEDFSQQYMKCLQEKRITEMSDFYRNEVDILLIDDIQNWTGKYETQNEFFLIFNALHQAGKQIVLTSDAPAAEVKNLSDRLVSRFSWGLTVDIQPPDVETREAILHKKAEERHLEISDEVIRYLAENIASNVRCLESAIIKLTLQSSLMSHDIDMNIAQKVVTEIAPTLRRRVSLDAVLHAVSQHYEVPETKLIEPGRGTKEISKARQVAMFLMRELSPISLQSIGSRFGGKDHSTVVHAIKSVKKEMETDPSFARLIESLKNAIHD, encoded by the coding sequence ATGCAAGTTGAATGGGAAAGATGCTTGAACTACCTCCATGGAATGCTGTCGGATACGGTATTCAAGACATATTTTGCACAGACCAAGCTTGTAAGCCAAACCCCAGGACACGCCGTCATCGCAGTGCCCCCCGGACTTGACGTCAAAGTCTATGCCGCTTACAAGGACCTGATCCGCCTCGCCTGGAAAGACGTTTCCCACGACGACGCTCCGGTGGAATTCGAATTCCAGCCGCAAGACGTTTACCAGCCGCAAACAAGCTCCTCCGACAACTCTTTCCGCGAATTTATCAAGCCGAGCGTTCCGCTCTCTGGCAGCTTCCGTTTTGAAAACTTCGTCCCGGGTGACAAGGCCCAGCTCGCCTTCAACGCCGCCCTCGCCGTCGCGAGAAACCCGGATGGAACGCAGTACAACCCGCTATTTATTTATGGGTCTTCAGGTCTTGGCAAGACGCACTTGCTCCAGTCCATCGGTAACTACATTCTCGAAGAAGATCCGACCAAGCGCGTCATCTACCTCACGTCCGAAGACTTCTCGCAGCAGTACATGAAGTGCCTGCAAGAAAAGCGCATCACCGAAATGTCCGACTTCTACCGCAACGAAGTGGACATTCTCCTGATCGATGACATCCAGAACTGGACGGGCAAGTACGAAACGCAAAACGAATTTTTCTTGATCTTTAATGCGCTGCACCAGGCAGGCAAGCAGATCGTTCTCACTTCAGACGCCCCCGCCGCCGAAGTGAAGAACCTCTCCGACCGCCTCGTGAGCCGCTTCTCCTGGGGCTTAACAGTTGACATCCAGCCGCCTGACGTCGAAACGCGCGAAGCCATTCTCCACAAGAAGGCCGAAGAACGCCATCTCGAAATCAGCGACGAAGTCATCCGTTACCTTGCTGAAAATATTGCAAGCAACGTTCGTTGCCTCGAAAGCGCCATTATCAAGCTCACGCTCCAGTCGAGCCTCATGAGCCACGACATCGATATGAACATTGCACAGAAGGTCGTCACCGAAATCGCCCCGACACTCCGTCGCCGCGTAAGCCTTGACGCCGTGCTCCATGCCGTATCGCAGCACTACGAAGTTCCAGAAACAAAGCTCATCGAACCGGGCCGCGGCACCAAGGAAATCTCGAAAGCCCGCCAGGTCGCCATGTTCCTCATGCGTGAACTCTCCCCCATCAGCTTGCAGAGCATCGGTTCCCGTTTTGGCGGCAAGGACCATTCCACCGTTGTCCACGCCATCAAGAGCGTCAAGAAAGAGATGGAAACCGACCCGAGCTTCGCCCGCTTGATCGAAAGCCTCAAGAACGCGATTCACGACTAA